From Terriglobales bacterium, the proteins below share one genomic window:
- a CDS encoding PDZ domain-containing protein: MQARHRYVAILAAVAVLILVVGFLLRPTPPPAPTKRVPAELTVTHAELDNLRDLVQRNSLRNVAADFSALADRVFSQVATVRPWGSGAVVLPGGNILAPKLMGRLPQTVVLTSGDGPPHPLSVANWIPGVPFLAATVQASTDLSPANLARAFPVQGSWLLLVTDGVNRPGLVSPGVFSGMSEAHCGPFLHRQMQTTIPLTAMTIGAGVFDLAGNLQGFVAQCDDSISILGIGDIQRALTDANSATLLARYGMRLSPAAPANGVTANPPNNVLVGELWMGWPADTAGLQAGDALLSINGQNVANIDQTIAALTAQNAVSFNLRVRRSQRVFVANMKPVQLASPDAAPQSALELEPSGMRLLHVAPGSSAAAAGIRSDDIILRVSDLPATPDRVNRVLGSYRVSSPVSAVIWRPGRELLVWIQP, encoded by the coding sequence ATGCAGGCTCGCCACCGTTACGTCGCCATCCTGGCTGCTGTCGCTGTACTGATTCTTGTGGTCGGATTCCTGCTCCGGCCCACACCCCCACCAGCTCCGACGAAACGCGTTCCTGCGGAACTCACCGTCACTCACGCTGAACTCGACAATCTTCGCGATCTCGTGCAGCGCAACAGTCTGCGCAACGTCGCCGCGGATTTCTCCGCGCTTGCCGATCGCGTGTTCTCGCAGGTCGCGACCGTGCGGCCGTGGGGCTCGGGAGCCGTCGTCCTGCCCGGAGGAAACATCCTTGCTCCCAAGCTGATGGGGCGCCTCCCACAAACCGTCGTGCTCACCAGCGGAGACGGCCCGCCGCATCCGCTCAGCGTCGCCAACTGGATTCCCGGAGTTCCGTTTCTTGCCGCGACAGTGCAGGCTTCGACTGACCTCAGTCCTGCAAACCTGGCGCGAGCTTTTCCCGTTCAGGGAAGCTGGCTATTGCTGGTGACCGATGGCGTCAACCGGCCGGGGCTCGTCAGTCCCGGAGTGTTCAGCGGAATGAGCGAAGCTCACTGCGGACCGTTTCTGCACCGCCAAATGCAAACCACGATTCCTCTCACAGCGATGACGATCGGAGCCGGCGTCTTCGATCTCGCGGGAAACCTACAAGGCTTCGTCGCCCAGTGCGATGACTCGATTTCTATTTTGGGAATTGGAGACATACAGCGCGCACTCACCGACGCAAACTCGGCGACGCTGCTTGCCCGCTATGGAATGCGGCTCAGCCCTGCGGCGCCTGCAAACGGCGTGACGGCGAATCCTCCGAACAACGTGCTCGTCGGAGAACTATGGATGGGATGGCCCGCGGATACGGCCGGACTTCAGGCGGGCGACGCGTTGCTGAGCATTAACGGACAAAACGTCGCCAATATCGATCAGACCATCGCGGCCCTTACCGCTCAGAACGCCGTTTCGTTCAACTTGCGTGTGCGCCGCAGTCAACGAGTTTTCGTTGCCAATATGAAACCCGTGCAACTCGCTTCGCCCGATGCTGCGCCGCAAAGCGCGCTCGAACTCGAGCCCAGCGGAATGCGTCTGCTGCACGTTGCTCCAGGAAGCAGCGCTGCGGCAGCGGGCATTCGCAGCGATGACATCATCCTGCGCGTGTCCGATTTGCCCGCGACTCCGGATCGCGTGAATCGTGTACTCGGCAGCTATCGCGTGAGCTCGCCCGTGTCGGCTGTGATCTGGCGTCCCGGAAGAGAACTCCTGGTCTGGATTCAACCGTGA
- a CDS encoding DUF2911 domain-containing protein codes for MRRHFAVAVTMMYAALALTAQQPDKSKRPSPPGTAEVTFDDGKKVTIDYSRPSAKGRKIMGGLVPYGQVWRTGANEATSLKTDTDLVIGGTTVPAGSYTLYTLPQENSWKLIINKQTGQWGTVYDQSQDLARVDMNVTSLSQPVEQFTISLDKKGGNTAQLNLQWEKTQASVEVKEKK; via the coding sequence ATGAGACGACATTTTGCAGTTGCAGTCACGATGATGTACGCAGCACTCGCGCTCACGGCGCAGCAACCGGACAAGAGCAAGCGTCCGAGTCCGCCGGGAACGGCTGAGGTCACGTTTGATGACGGAAAAAAAGTCACGATCGACTACAGCCGTCCATCAGCCAAGGGCCGCAAGATCATGGGCGGACTCGTGCCCTATGGTCAGGTTTGGCGGACCGGCGCGAACGAAGCAACGTCGCTCAAGACCGATACCGATTTGGTAATCGGCGGGACCACGGTTCCTGCGGGCAGTTATACGCTGTACACGCTTCCGCAAGAGAATTCATGGAAGCTGATCATCAACAAGCAGACCGGGCAGTGGGGCACCGTCTATGACCAGAGCCAGGATCTCGCGCGCGTGGACATGAACGTAACCTCGTTGTCGCAGCCGGTTGAGCAGTTCACGATCAGCCTGGATAAGAAGGGTGGCAACACCGCGCAGTTGAACCTGCAGTGGGAGAAGACGCAGGCTTCGG